In the Candidatus Cloacimonas acidaminovorans str. Evry genome, one interval contains:
- the uvrB gene encoding excinuclease ABC subunit UvrB — translation MQRFKLISDYTPSGDQPEAIEALIKGIEEGKRHQVLLGVTGSGKTFTIANVIAHFNRPTLVLSHNKTLAAQLYGELKQLFPENAVEYFISYYDYYQPEAYIPGKDIYIEKDSSINEQIEKLRLRATMSLMERRDVIIVSSVSCIYGLGVPEEYREALISLKKGMKMDREELIHQLISAHYSRNDIAFERGAFRVRGDVVDIFPAYLEHCLRVEFFGDEIYRLEKIHPISCQPLGEVEKYDVYPAIHFLMNEEKLRKALISIEQEMNERVAWFLQNQKYVEAERLKQRTTFDLEMLHELGYCSGIENYTRHLTGVKPGEPPNCLLDYFPEDFLMVIDESHVTIPQVHGMFAGDYTRKKNLVEYGFRLPSAFDNRPLRFEEFEKFMHQVIFVSATPADYELSLTKGEIVEQVIRPTGLVDPEIEINPIKHQVDDLIAQIKERVAKKQKILVMTLTKRMSEDLSIYLNNAGIKARYMHSDIDSIERAKIIRDFRLGEFDVIVGINLLREGLDLPEVSLVAILDADKTGFLRSTRSLIQISGRAARNVDGKVIFYADEITDAIKQTVAETNRRRAKQLAYNEEHGITPQTIYKTIDQIMQSTAIAEGYDKIAKQATFEKPSAKEFMEYLELDNKEKIIELLTKEMNKAAANLDFEHAAELRDKLWELQQNI, via the coding sequence ATGCAACGCTTCAAGCTTATAAGTGATTATACTCCTTCAGGTGACCAGCCCGAAGCCATAGAAGCCCTTATTAAAGGTATTGAAGAAGGCAAAAGGCATCAGGTTCTTTTAGGCGTTACTGGTAGTGGGAAAACCTTTACTATAGCTAATGTGATTGCTCATTTTAATCGTCCTACCCTTGTTTTATCGCACAATAAAACCCTCGCGGCTCAACTTTATGGTGAATTGAAACAACTCTTTCCGGAAAATGCGGTAGAATATTTTATCAGTTATTACGATTATTATCAGCCCGAGGCATACATTCCCGGTAAGGATATTTACATTGAAAAAGATAGCAGTATCAATGAACAGATAGAAAAACTGCGTTTGCGTGCTACAATGAGTTTGATGGAAAGAAGGGATGTAATTATCGTTTCGTCTGTTTCCTGCATTTATGGACTTGGTGTTCCGGAAGAATATCGTGAGGCATTAATTTCCCTGAAAAAAGGTATGAAAATGGACCGTGAAGAACTTATTCATCAACTGATATCGGCTCATTACAGCAGAAATGATATTGCCTTTGAAAGAGGTGCTTTCAGGGTTAGAGGCGATGTAGTAGATATTTTTCCTGCCTATTTGGAACACTGTTTGCGCGTGGAATTCTTTGGGGATGAGATTTATCGGCTGGAAAAAATTCATCCTATTTCCTGTCAACCCTTGGGAGAAGTAGAAAAATACGATGTTTACCCCGCAATTCACTTTTTAATGAATGAGGAAAAATTGCGCAAAGCCCTCATCAGTATTGAGCAGGAAATGAATGAACGGGTTGCCTGGTTTTTACAAAATCAAAAATATGTGGAAGCAGAACGCCTGAAACAACGCACAACTTTTGACCTGGAAATGCTCCACGAACTGGGTTATTGTAGTGGCATTGAAAATTACACGCGTCACTTAACGGGAGTTAAACCCGGAGAACCGCCAAACTGTTTACTGGATTACTTTCCTGAGGATTTTTTAATGGTGATTGATGAATCCCATGTAACTATTCCTCAAGTGCATGGAATGTTTGCCGGGGACTACACTCGCAAAAAGAACCTGGTGGAATACGGTTTTCGTTTACCTTCCGCTTTTGATAACCGTCCTTTGCGTTTTGAAGAATTTGAAAAGTTTATGCATCAAGTAATCTTCGTTTCTGCCACTCCTGCGGATTACGAACTAAGTTTAACTAAAGGCGAAATTGTAGAACAGGTGATTCGTCCCACCGGTTTGGTTGACCCGGAAATTGAAATTAACCCTATAAAACATCAGGTAGATGACCTCATCGCGCAAATCAAAGAACGGGTTGCTAAAAAACAAAAGATATTGGTTATGACACTAACTAAAAGAATGAGTGAAGACCTTAGCATTTATCTGAATAATGCCGGAATCAAAGCCCGCTATATGCACAGTGATATAGACAGCATTGAACGAGCTAAAATCATCAGGGACTTTCGGTTAGGTGAATTTGATGTAATTGTAGGCATTAATCTTTTAAGAGAAGGTTTAGACCTGCCGGAGGTTTCACTGGTAGCGATTTTAGATGCCGATAAAACTGGTTTCTTGCGTTCTACCCGTTCCCTGATTCAAATTTCTGGTAGAGCAGCCAGAAATGTTGATGGCAAAGTGATTTTTTATGCTGACGAAATTACCGATGCTATTAAACAAACAGTTGCCGAAACCAATAGACGCCGTGCTAAACAGCTTGCCTACAATGAAGAACACGGAATCACTCCTCAGACCATCTATAAAACAATTGACCAGATTATGCAATCCACTGCTATTGCTGAGGGCTATGATAAAATTGCCAAACAAGCTACATTTGAAAAACCCTCCGCTAAGGAATTTATGGAATATCTGGAACTGGATAATAAAGAAAAAATCATTGAACTGCTCACTAAAGAAATGAATAAAGCCGCTGCAAACCTTGATTTTGAACACGCCGCAGAACTGAGAGATAAACTTTGGGAACTGCAACAAAACATATAA
- a CDS encoding nucleoside-diphosphate kinase: MKEKSLLLIKPNAVRNKHIGHIITILEENNFHFCALKIFRFNRELAEHFYAEHKGKSFFENLLNFMMSDFIVAIIVQKDNAVQELRDLIGDVNPEKRKPGTIRYLYAEGITENAVHASDSIDSAKREIGIIFNTENTENTEK, translated from the coding sequence ATGAAGGAAAAATCACTTCTGCTAATTAAACCCAATGCAGTTCGCAATAAACATATAGGGCATATTATCACCATTCTGGAAGAAAATAATTTTCATTTTTGCGCGCTTAAAATTTTCCGTTTTAATAGAGAACTGGCGGAGCATTTTTATGCGGAACACAAAGGAAAGAGCTTCTTTGAAAACTTGTTGAACTTTATGATGTCGGATTTCATTGTGGCAATCATTGTCCAGAAAGATAACGCTGTTCAGGAGTTGCGAGATTTAATCGGAGATGTAAATCCCGAAAAAAGAAAACCGGGAACTATCCGCTATCTTTATGCCGAAGGAATTACCGAAAATGCAGTTCATGCTTCTGACTCCATTGATAGTGCAAAAAGAGAAATAGGAATAATATTTAACACCGAGAACACCGAAAACACCGAAAAATGA
- a CDS encoding tetratricopeptide repeat protein — translation MNLNEINNLIQRANALVKTNWLQAVYILQEALKEEPDNLSLLVNLGDIYLERQLFERALSYYLKAISLLPDNPQLLFLIGTCYFSLGEYRIANSYYNRIPDPPPEILYNIALSYAFLGSYQESIDIIHKILKVMDDNPFIYFLLIEQYVRIQNYDRAYEIILTAENKFGKHRQLLLLSALVYGKKGIWLKSYHCFAEYESLGEITNPDHLMAYANAAVNIGMNDRAIELLQRAQEINPYINAVYEELIRLYLKKNDYKNAKKVLDIAKRYISRFSPVLYLFKERLENPHLE, via the coding sequence ATGAACTTAAATGAAATAAATAATCTTATTCAAAGGGCTAATGCCCTGGTAAAAACAAACTGGCTGCAAGCCGTCTATATCCTTCAGGAAGCATTGAAAGAAGAACCTGATAATCTTTCCCTCCTTGTTAACCTTGGGGATATTTATTTGGAACGCCAACTCTTTGAAAGAGCCCTCAGCTATTATCTTAAAGCGATTTCCCTGCTTCCGGATAATCCCCAGTTGCTATTTTTGATTGGTACTTGCTATTTTTCCTTAGGGGAATATAGAATTGCTAATAGCTATTATAATCGGATCCCTGACCCACCTCCGGAAATCCTTTATAATATTGCTTTGTCTTATGCTTTTTTGGGTTCATACCAGGAAAGTATTGATATAATTCATAAAATTTTGAAAGTGATGGATGACAATCCTTTTATATATTTTCTTTTGATTGAACAATATGTCCGCATCCAAAACTACGACCGCGCTTATGAAATCATTTTAACTGCTGAAAATAAGTTTGGTAAACATAGACAACTGTTGCTCCTTTCCGCATTGGTTTACGGAAAAAAGGGTATCTGGCTGAAGTCATATCACTGCTTTGCAGAATATGAATCATTAGGAGAAATAACTAACCCCGACCACCTTATGGCTTATGCCAATGCAGCTGTAAATATCGGAATGAACGACCGTGCTATTGAACTTTTACAAAGAGCGCAGGAAATAAATCCCTATATCAATGCCGTTTATGAAGAACTGATTCGCCTGTATCTGAAAAAAAACGATTATAAAAACGCTAAAAAAGTCCTTGACATCGCTAAAAGGTATATTTCCCGTTTTTCGCCTGTCCTTTATCTCTTCAAAGAACGACTGGAAAACCCGCATTTGGAATGA